The Caldalkalibacillus thermarum genome includes the window TAAAATCATCATGTATATTCATAAGACGGAGGCTTAACAAGAAGATGAAGAAACATCCAAGATTGGACCATTCGCCTACCATATTAGACTATTTAAAATTTGCTCTTCCCTCTCTCATCGGTATCATGTTGTTTATGGTCCCGGTTCGTTATGAAGGTGAAGTGACCATCTTGGTGGCCTTGCTTGCCAAATGGGCAGAAGGACAATTCCATGACATTCTGCCTGCTTTCATGACCGTTGTGTTTATGCTAACTGCGCTGTTAACAGCGGTAACAAAATGGCTCAAACCGGAAGCCATTTTAAACCGGCCGTTTTTAAAAGCATTGTTTGATGTCACTTATTTCTGGTTTGTCATGCGCATCCTGGGCGCTGTTTTTGCAGTGATGACCCTGTATCAACTGGGGCCCTCCTTTATCTGGTCGGAAGACACCGGCGGACTGGTTTTATACGATCTCGTCCCGGTACTAGCCGCGATTTTTGTCTTTGCCGGTCTCTTTTTGCCCTTGCTGTTAGGCTTTGGCCTGCTTGAGCTGGTCGGGGCGCTGATGACCAAAATTATGCGTCCTGTGTTTACCCTGCCGGGCCGCTCGTCCATTGACTGTTTAACCTCATGGATGGGAGACGGTACGATTGGGGTGCTCTTGACCAGCAAACAGTATGAAGACGGCTATTACACGAAGCGGGAAGCAGCTGTTATTGCCACCAACTTTTCCGTGGTTTCGATCACTTTCAGTTTGGTGGTGATCAGTTTTATTGATCTTGGTCACCTTTTTGTTCCGTTTTACTTCACCGTGATTTTGGCGGGAGTGGTGGCTGCCATTATTATGCCTCGCATCCCGCCCTTATCCCGCAAAGAGGACACCTATTATGAGCCTGTAGGCAAGCAGATTGACGAAACGATTCCAGAGGGCATGTCCGCCCTGAGATACGGTCTTTTGCAGGCAGCGGCAAAAGCAGGCGAAGTGAAAAGTGTTGGTTCGGTGCTTAAGCGGGGCGTTCAAAACATTTTAGATATGTGGATCGGTGTTGTGCCGCTGGTCATGGCCCTGGGTACCCTGGCCTTGATTATTGCTGAATTTACCCCGCTGTTTGTCTACCTGGGTTATCCGTTTGTGCCCATTTTGAGCGTGCTTCAGGTGCCAGATGCAGCTGAAGCGGCCCAAGCCATGGTGGTCGGGTTTGCCGATATGTTTTTGCCGGCTGTGATTGGAACGGGGATTGAGGATCCCATGACGCGTTTTATCATTGCGTGTGTGTCGGTCACCCAGCTGATTTATATGTCCGAAGTGGGCGTAATCTTGCTCCGTTCCAAGCTGGATTTAAATTTATTGGATCTGATGATTATCTTCCTGCAACGGACATTGATCACCCTGCCGGTCATTGTGCTGATGGCCCATCTCATTTTTTAACTAAATTTAGCAAGAAATCCCCCACCTCTATAGGTGGAGGGAGCATGTCACGTTCATAGCAGTAAAAAAGGCGGCTGTTTATGGCCGCCTTTGTTGTTTCTAGGGAACTTTTTTCCCGTTACAGGCTCCTGTTCCGAATGAAATAGGCCTCTTCCAGGGATGGCTCTACGGGTTGAAAGGAAGGAGAGGGACGTTGGGAAGCGATGACCCTGATGCTGAAGTGGCCATCCCCTGAAGGTTTGCAGCGAATGACATCTGTTGGAGGGAACTGCTCCAGCTCATTCGCCTTGATTTTTCCTTCCCAAATACGGCGTACGGTGGGGCACTTCCATTGTTCGGGGGAACCATAAAAACGGACACGCCCCTTATCCATCCACAGCACATGATCACAGCAGCCTTCCCACTCTTCGAGGTCATGGCTGACGACAACTGCTGCTCTCTTCCGGCTATAGTTCCGGTTTAAAACTGAGATGACGCGTCTTTTCTCCATGCTGTCCAGATAGGTTAACGGTTCATCGAGGAACAGAAAATGGGGCCAACCGATGAGGGACTGGGCAATAGCGATTCTTTGCTGCGTGCCTTGGGACAGGGATTTAATCTTATAGTTTCGGGCAGAGTTAAGTTGAAACAGTTCAATGAGCTCCTCCACCTCTGCTTTTGCTGCTGCTGGCCTTTGCCCTTTCAGTTCAGCAAGATAAAGAAGCAGACGATGCACAGTCATATCTTGATGCAACTCGATGCCTGTAGGCAGAAACCCAATTTCGGCACGGAGCAGCGGCAAGGGGCAGTCGGGGACATTGGCATAGATAATACGTCCCTGGTCTGGTTCCAAAACGGTGGCCAGCACATGGAGAAGGGTCGACTTCCCCGCCCCATTCTGTCCAACGACGAGGGTGATCCCTGGCTTGATGCTCAGGTGGTCAATACAAAGCTCAAAATGGTTGACTCTTTTGTTTAAAGCATGTACTTCAATCATAGCCTGGTGCTCCTCACATCCGGTTTAACTAAATTTCCAGCACAAACTCAAAAGGTTGGTATAGAGTGGGACAGTTTAATCTAACAACAAATGGTTAAACCTGTACTGGGTCAAACCCCGCTTATAAGCCAGCCATAGTAATCCGATGCCAGCGATCAATAAGCAGACATGTCCTGCGACCAACAGTGCTTCCCACTTAACAGGATCATTTATCAGGTAGGGATGGGCTGCCAAAGCGGCCCATAATATAAAAGCAACTGTAAATCCGGTCTTTATCCCTTTCCAAAACAGCACGTAAGCCAAGACCCCAAGTAAGAATAAGGCCGGGGCAATCCAACTTAACAAAAAGGTGTGCAGTGCAAACGCTTCAACCCTAAAAGCCCAGTAGAACGTGCTGATCAAGCCCAAGCCCAAATTGATGGCCAGCACGATTAACAGACGGCTGTACAGCAACAGGGCCGGCGGATAGGGGGTAATCATTTCCACCAGGCGCATGGCTTTATTCCAGGTCTGATAGTGATACAATGCGCCGATCAAGACAAACAGCGGGACGAAATGGACAAAAGGTTGATCAATATACAGTAACGATGGGCGGGACGGATCGGAAATTAAAGTCAGCATGGCGAAGACAGCGATACTGACTATCCATAAGGGCCACTTACAGATATGCAGCTGGCTCCGGCAAAAGCGCCACAGGGAAGGCCGTTCTCGATTCAAAGCGTTCTCCTCGTTAAATGTACTACTAGCAGTGTAATCCCTGTCCAACTCTTCCTCCAGATTGATTAACAGACGATGTGTATCGGAAGCTGAGGCCGGTTTTACTTGATACTTTGACAAAGACTCTGATAAATCCCTTTCCAACTCTTCCAGCTCCCGGTCAAGACATTCTTTGTTCACGCGGTGCTCCCTCCTTCCCCTCTGCCAATGTGGACTTCAGTGTTTGTAAGGCCCTATATAAATACGTTTTTACAGTGCCAAGGGGGATATGAAGTGTGTCACTAATCTCTTGCAATTTCAGTTCTTGATAAAACCTTAAGATGACAATCTGTTTTTGAATGTCAGGCAATTCATCCAGCGCCCGGATGATGGCTTGCCGTTCTTCTTGCCGTTCATAGATTTCGATCACGGAAGGGCGGGGATCTCGTTGTTCGGGAATTTGCTCCAACCCCTTTCTTTCAGCGCGGTAACCAGCGCTCTTCCAGTAATCGCGGCACAAGTTAAGGGCCACCTGGTAGATCCAGGGCCTGATTTTGGCCGGAGGCTGGCCTTTTTGTACATAGCGGATGATCCGGATGAACGTTTCCTGCACCAAATCTTCCGCTTTTTCTGTATCATGCAGCATGCGCTGCAGAAAGCCAAGCAGGGGACTGTGATAACGGTGAACAAAAGCCTCAAATGCAGCTTTATCTCCATGTTTAAAGGAGCGGATTAATTCTTCATCTGACAGCATGTGCCATGCCCCCTCCCTAATTGAGTTCATCTGTGATGATCCATTTGTGCCGTTGGCTGGTCCAATACATGGACAATGTCAAGAGCACAACACTGATGGCCACAAGCAACAGACGGTTAACACCAAATGCCGTGTTTTCGGGGATATAAATGGTATAAAGCGTCAAATACTTTAATATCTCTCCCCGGGACAGCCCCTCCAGTATCCATAGGGAAAATCCTGCGCCCAGTCCCCCATATATTTTCTTGGTGAGTACCATGCCAAACAAGGTGAGCATGGCCAGCAAGAGATAAGCCGGAACACTTTGGCTGAATAATTGCAGCCAGGAGATTTCTCCCACATAGGGTGGCTGATCCCGGTAGGAATACACCAGTGTTTCCATTTTACCAAACGCCCCTAGGTAAACCCAGGTCCAGGCGAGGTGAAATACGGTTATAAACACCATCAACTGCCACATTTTGCGCAAGATCATCCGTGGCATGGAAACGGGGAACGTGGCATAAATCTCTGAAAAGTAACCGCTCAGCTCCCGCTGGTAAAACATGACCGTCGCCATGATGACTACAGGCAGCATAAACGTTTCATTTAAGAAAAACAGGTCACGCGGATAGCGGGAAGTGACAATCAGGGTCACATAGCCCAAATAATAGCTAACTATGGCCAGCAGAAAAGGGCCTTTCAATCCTTTTAAGTCCTGAACAACCTCACTCACTCGCCCATCACCTGCTTCCATTGTTGCTGCCACTCTTCTAGCTTAATGACGGGGTACGGGGTTTCTGAATCGGCTGACACGATACGTGTGTAAAAATACTGCAAAATGTGTTTCAGTTCATTGGTCTTGCCTTGCCTTAAAGCATCCACCACCATCTTGGTCACCAGTGTATGGTGATCGTAGCTGTCTTCTGTGTCTGGTGGACCCTCAAGGTAAGGTTGGATCCAGAGCATTAATTCTTCATTACTAAGCTTAAGCCCATCTTTTAAATATAAATAATAGAAGGCGTCGAGAATGGCCCCGGCAATGCTTTCGTGGTCTATATAGCCTCGAACATCATCATCCTTAAACAGCCGGTAATAAATCATATCCTTAATCATATACAGTCTCTCCCGCTCATACCGCGCGTCATCAATGAAACCGGGTTGCATATCTTCCCTGAATATAAACGCATCATCCCATACTTCAACCGGGGCTGCGTAATATCTTCCCACCCCTAAGGTACCAAAGGGGAGATAAAAAATGGTACGTGAGATGTTCGGCATTTTCTCAAGCCATTGGCTGAAGTACTGCTCTATATGCTCCATATCCTCCAGAAAAAGATTGATTTCTCCCTCATACACCGGAGAGGATACGACGCTGAATGCCTGCCCCGCGGGGATCTCCGTCACGTTTCCACCTAACAATGTGACGCCCTCCGCTTCGGCGATATAAAATTGTTGGACATGATTCTGTGGGTCACGGATCACTTTGTCAGCGGCTGTGGTAAACACATCCCCTTCAAACTGACTTAACGTAATGGTATATTCTGACGGCACAGGGTTTAGCCCAAGAAAGTCTAGTTGAATCGGTTCAGGCGCACGGAGATAATAAGCTGGTTTGTCATTCTTTGTAAAGAACCCCAGGTTAAAAAGGGGCCGTTTTCCAGGTAAAGGGTACCAGGCCAGATGGGCAGGGAGAAAGACATGCTTCCCTTGGACAAAGCCGTGCATGGTTTCGCGGTAGTGATTAAATCCCCACAAGAATAATCTTCCTGCGTATTCAATGCTCATTACCTGCTGTTCGAGTTGTTGATCCAGGACTTCAGGCTGAATCAGCAGCGTGTCACCTTCGCGCTCAAAGTCAACCTCCTTTCCATTCAGCTCAACCCTGATGACCTTAAGCAGACGGTTTAAAGTGAAATAGAGGGATGGTTGTTCAGCCACATCAGCCGTTAAAAATGTGAGCGTAGCTGTTCCTTTCAATCCGTTTTGATGGTGTTGCTCCAGTTGAATGTCGTAAGATTGGATGGCAAAGCCGGGTTGAAAGCGTGTCTCCTCCTCACTGTCAATGGGAATGGAACTCTCCTGAACAAAAGCATCGTGAATGGCATACCGCTCCTGCCACAGCTGGGCATAGGGGAGGAAAGTCGCTATACTCAACAAAATCGTGGCTACTCCGCATAATATCCAGCCCGTTTCCCGCTGGGCCGGTCTTCTGGTGACCAAAATGACCGTGATCCAAATGATCAGCATCACGGTAAACATGGCCACAAATAAGCGGGACAGCCAAATCTCTGAGCTTAAAAGCTGCCAGCCCCACACATCATTACTCAAGAGAGAGTCCACTGTAAACTGATTGAGATGGAAGGTCCGCAGAAAATAAAGTTGGGAATGGGACATCAGAAAAATATCCATAAAGAAAGTGCCAAACATCCAGGCGCAAAAACCGATTAAATAGACGATCCGTGGTCTTATGGCCGCAGCCAAAAACATGGCCAAAGCCAGTGTCACGGCATAGGACCATTCATATTGCAACACATATTGAGTCAATGCGCTTTCAATGTGGGACCAGGTTACTCCTCTGTGATAGCCCACACCGCTAAAGACGGCGGCCATGACTAATGTAAAAGTGGATAAATACAGCCATCCTGCCACAAATTTGGCGGTCACTTGCATCAAGGGGGCTACAGGCCAGGACCCGAGCCAGTCATAGGTGGCCGGGATTGTATCCCTGCGGATGATCAATATCCCGAGTAACATGGCTGCACCCAAGGACATGGTGTGCCCTAATTTGTGAAAGTCGTAAGCATTTAAAATCAGGTTGTACGGTTTGTAGTCGGGAACGTTGAGCAACTGATGCAGCATCCAAGCGCCAAATAATACCGGCAAAACCAGGAAGAATCTGTTGCTGAAGATCAGTTTCAACTCCAATTGAAGCTGCCGCCACCATTTACTCATCTGCTTTCCCTCCAATCAAAGCCATATAGCCCTCTTCCAGGGAAGGAGAAAGAGGAATGGCTGATGGAGCCGGCTTTTCTCCGGCGATCACTTTGACGCGCACCCCATGATCAGTCCGTCGGGTTGAGACGATTGGGTATTGGTGATAGCGTTCTAACTCTCTCTCTTCTATTTCAAGTTCCCACACCTTGTCAGCTGCCTGTTGGCGAAGATCTTCCAGGGTACCTGTGAGGACCACACGTCCCTGGGAGAGAACGGCCAAGGACTGGCAACTGCTCTCAATGTCAGCTACAATGTGAGTGGATAAAATGACGATTCGTTCCATTCCCAGCCGGGAAATCAAATTGCGGAAGCGGATCCGTTCTTCCGGATCTAACCCGGCAGTGGGCTCATCCACAATCAGGACGGCAGGATCACCTAACAGGGCCTGGGCGATACCCAATCTTTGCTTCATCCCCCCGGAAAACGTTTTGATTTTTTGACGGGCCGCCTGTTGCAAGTTCACCTCAGCCAGGAGATGTTTAATGCGGTTTTCTCGTTCTTTTTTCTCCTTAATCCCTTTCATCACCCCTACATAATCCAGAAAGTCATACGCTGTTAATTGGGGATAAATTTGAAAGTGCTGGGGAAGGTAGCCGATCAGCTTGCGGATCTCATCCGGCTGCTTGGTTAAGGAAATGCCGTGGACGGTAACCTCCCCAGATGTCGGCTTAAGCAGGGTGGCCAAAATGCGCATCAGCGAGGTTTTTCCAGCCCCATTGGGGCCAAGCAAGCCGAAGATCCCTTTGTCAATGCGGAGGTTAATGTCTCTCAAAGCGACATGTTTTTTGTATCTTTTGTAAAGACCCTCAATCATGATCATGTTCTGCTTCTCCTCTGCTCTGGATTTCCTTGCCGGCAAGTTCTATTACTATCACGAACAAGAGGGGCAAAAAGTTTTAGTTTTAAAAAAGAAACAGCCAAAAAATTCCCCTTATTCACGCTGTTTATGAAATCGGAAAAAATGGTTTATAAAAATGAAAATTATTTATTCACAGAACATTAATGGTAATTTATAATTTAACCTGAATCCAAAAAAGAGAGAAGGGGGATATTTGTGGAAGCGTTTATTAATAGGTTTAATGAAGTTGTGGAAGCTTTTGTTAATGGGCTCAATAATATTATTTGTTTTCTATGGAAGCGTAAGAACGGCAAATCTGGCTTGGGCCATGGGAGACATCGGTGTGGGAAGCATGGCCTGGTTGAACCTCGTTGCCATCCTGCTGCTGACAAAGCCTGCCCTAAAAGTGTTGAAGGATTACGAAGAACAGAAAAAAGAAGGAAAAGATCCTGTGTTTGACCCGGTCAAAGCAGGAATCAGTGATGCCGACTTCTGGGAGAAGGAATATAAGTATGAGGAATTTTCTGCTCCAAATCAGGGCAAATCTCTTCATTCCTAAACATGAAATCCAAAACCAAAAAGGGGCAGCTAAACAGCTGTCCTTAATCTTTGTGCGGTTCGTGGGCACTGATCATCCGTTCTTGCGGCTC containing:
- a CDS encoding ATP-binding cassette domain-containing protein, with the protein product MIEVHALNKRVNHFELCIDHLSIKPGITLVVGQNGAGKSTLLHVLATVLEPDQGRIIYANVPDCPLPLLRAEIGFLPTGIELHQDMTVHRLLLYLAELKGQRPAAAKAEVEELIELFQLNSARNYKIKSLSQGTQQRIAIAQSLIGWPHFLFLDEPLTYLDSMEKRRVISVLNRNYSRKRAAVVVSHDLEEWEGCCDHVLWMDKGRVRFYGSPEQWKCPTVRRIWEGKIKANELEQFPPTDVIRCKPSGDGHFSIRVIASQRPSPSFQPVEPSLEEAYFIRNRSL
- a CDS encoding ABC transporter ATP-binding protein; translated protein: MIMIEGLYKRYKKHVALRDINLRIDKGIFGLLGPNGAGKTSLMRILATLLKPTSGEVTVHGISLTKQPDEIRKLIGYLPQHFQIYPQLTAYDFLDYVGVMKGIKEKKERENRIKHLLAEVNLQQAARQKIKTFSGGMKQRLGIAQALLGDPAVLIVDEPTAGLDPEERIRFRNLISRLGMERIVILSTHIVADIESSCQSLAVLSQGRVVLTGTLEDLRQQAADKVWELEIEERELERYHQYPIVSTRRTDHGVRVKVIAGEKPAPSAIPLSPSLEEGYMALIGGKADE
- a CDS encoding YjiH family protein, which translates into the protein MKKHPRLDHSPTILDYLKFALPSLIGIMLFMVPVRYEGEVTILVALLAKWAEGQFHDILPAFMTVVFMLTALLTAVTKWLKPEAILNRPFLKALFDVTYFWFVMRILGAVFAVMTLYQLGPSFIWSEDTGGLVLYDLVPVLAAIFVFAGLFLPLLLGFGLLELVGALMTKIMRPVFTLPGRSSIDCLTSWMGDGTIGVLLTSKQYEDGYYTKREAAVIATNFSVVSITFSLVVISFIDLGHLFVPFYFTVILAGVVAAIIMPRIPPLSRKEDTYYEPVGKQIDETIPEGMSALRYGLLQAAAKAGEVKSVGSVLKRGVQNILDMWIGVVPLVMALGTLALIIAEFTPLFVYLGYPFVPILSVLQVPDAAEAAQAMVVGFADMFLPAVIGTGIEDPMTRFIIACVSVTQLIYMSEVGVILLRSKLDLNLLDLMIIFLQRTLITLPVIVLMAHLIF
- a CDS encoding RNA polymerase sigma factor, whose product is MLSDEELIRSFKHGDKAAFEAFVHRYHSPLLGFLQRMLHDTEKAEDLVQETFIRIIRYVQKGQPPAKIRPWIYQVALNLCRDYWKSAGYRAERKGLEQIPEQRDPRPSVIEIYERQEERQAIIRALDELPDIQKQIVILRFYQELKLQEISDTLHIPLGTVKTYLYRALQTLKSTLAEGKEGAPREQRMS